The following coding sequences lie in one Drosophila bipectinata strain 14024-0381.07 chromosome XR, DbipHiC1v2, whole genome shotgun sequence genomic window:
- the alpha-Man-Ia gene encoding mannosyl-oligosaccharide alpha-1,2-mannosidase IA isoform X2: protein MCPKTSKTTPLLLIAGICFVIVLVGITGITLINNINLSNIIRLNEKVASDSVTNNENQIKELNYVNNHPRNIYAKLNASKDMPGDEEMQREQEQLPGVPFSQDNPGPNQLPSGRDGESQTLAFSSTFSPFTGDSPPLPFGGVKSNDSAGLIDYEKRERVVQMMEHAWHNYKLYAWGKNELRPLSQRAHVGSIFGSYDLGATIVDGLDTLYIMGLEKEYREGRDWIERKFSLDNISAELSVFETNIRFVGGMLTLYAFTGDPLYKEKAQHIADKLLPAFQTPTGIPYALVNTKTGVAKNYGWASGGSSILSEFGTLHLEFAYLSDITGNPLYRERVQTIRQVLKEIEKPKGLYPNFLNPKTGKWGQLHMSLGALGDSYYEYLLKAWLQSGQTDEEAREMYDEAMLAIMDKMVRTSPNGLTYVSDLKFDRLEHKMDHLACFSGGLFALGAATRQNDHTNKYMEVGKGITNTCHESYVRTPTQLGPEAFRFSDAVEARALRSQEKYYILRPETFESYFVLWRLTHDQKYRDWGWEAVLALEKHCRTAHGYCGLRNVYQQEPQKDDVQQSFFLAETLKYLYLLFSDDSVLPLDEWVFNTEAHPLPIKGANAFYRQAPVTLPASNAS from the exons ATGTGCCCGAAAACATCTAAAACCACGCcactccttctgatcgccggTATTTGTTTCGTGATCGTCCTGGTGGGCATTACCGGGATAACGCTGATCAACAACATCaacctgtcgaatataattCGACTGAACGAGAAGGTGGCCAGCGACAGTGTTACCAACAACGAGAATCAAATCAAGGAACTCAACTACGTGAACAATCATCCGAGGAACATATACGCCAAGCTGAATGCCAGCAAGGACATGCCGGGCGACGAGGAGATGCAAAGGGAGCAGGAGCAATTGCCTGGCGTTCCATTCAGCCAAGATAATCCTGGCCCGAATCAATTGCCCAGTGGCCGGGACGGAGAGAGTCAGACTCTGGCTTTCAGCTCGACTTTCTCGCCCTTTACGGGGGACTCCCCGCCCTTGCCCTTCGGCGGGGTCAAGTCCAACGATTCTGCCGGATTGATTGATTACGAGAAGCGAGAACGCGTTGTTCAG ATGATGGAGCACGCGTGGCACAACTACAAGCTGTACGCGTGGGGCAAGAACGAGCTGCGTCCCCTGTCGCAACGAGCCCATGTGGGCAGTATTTTTGGGTCGTACGACCTGGGGGCCACGATCGTCGACGGACTGGACACCCTGTACATCATGGGACTGGAGAAGGAGTACCGCGAGGGTCGCGACTGGATCGAACGGAAATTCTCGCTGGATAACATCAGTGCCGAGTTGAGTGTCTTTGAGACGAATATCCGCTTCGTGGGCGGCATGCTCACCCTGTACGCCTTCACGGGGGATCCACTGTACAAGGAGAAGGCCCAGCACATTGCCGACAAGCTGCTGCCTGCCTTCCAAACGCCCACGGGCATACCCTACGCCCTGGTGAACACCAAGACGGGCGTGGCCAAAAACTACGGCTGGGCCTCCGGTGGCAGCTCGATCCTGTCGGAGTTTGGTACTCTGCACTTGGAGTTCGCCTACCTAAGCGACATTACCGGGAATCCACTGTACCGCGAACGCGTGCAGACCATACGTCAGGTGCTAAAGGAGATTGAGAAACCAAAGGGACTTTATCCCAACTTCCTGAACCCCAAGACGGGCAAATGGGGACAGT tgCACATGTCATTGGGCGCCTTGGGCGACAGCTATTATGAGTATCTGCTAAAGGCCTGGCTGCAATCCGGGCAAACCGACGAAGAGGCCCGGGAGATGTACGATGAGGCCATGTTGGCCATTATGGACAAGATGGTACGAACCAGTCCCAATGGACTGACCTATGTCTCGGATCTGAAGTTCGATCGGTTGGAGCATAAAATGGATCATCTGGCCTGCTTCTCGG GTGGCCTGTTCGCCCTGGGAGCAGCCACGCGTCAAAATGATCACACAAACAAGTACATGGAAGTGGGAAAGGGCATTACCAATACATGCCACGAGAGTTACGTGAGAACGCCAACTCAACTGGGTCCCGAGGCTTTCCG CTTCAGTGATGCCGTGGAGGCACGTGCCCTGCGATCACAGGAGAAGTACTACATCCTGCGACCGGAGACCTTTGAGAGCTACTTCGTCCTGTGGCGACTGACGCACGACCAGAAGTACAGGGACTGGGGCTGGGAGGCGGTCCTAGCCCTGGAGAAGCACTGCCGCACAGCGCACGGTTACTGCGGCCTGCGAAATGTCTACCAGCAGGAGCCGCAAAAGGACGATGTCCAGCAGAGCTTCTTCCTCGCCGAAACGCTTAAG TACCTGTACTTGCTGTTCTCGGACGACTCTGTGCTGCCGCTGGACGAGTGGGTGTTCAACACGGAGGCGCATCCGCTGCCCATCAAGGGGGCGAACGCCTTCTACCGCCAGGCGCCCGTGACGCTCCCGGCCTCGAATGCCTCGTAA
- the LOC108132868 gene encoding uncharacterized protein, with amino-acid sequence MPFPIHPPKQMPCPHWQHFPISPVDTKPNPFDTVGGAAAAAQASQGNNKPPEPVSYRYCLQCKTSGKEVANGHSSDRE; translated from the coding sequence ATGCCGTTCCCCATTCATCCGCCCAAGCAAATGCCCTGCCCCCACTGGCAGCACTTCCCCATCAGTCCGGTGGACACCAAGCCGAATCCCTTCGACACCGTGGGCGGAGCAGCGGCCGCCGCCCAGGCGTCCCAGGGCAACAACAAGCCGCCGGAGCCGGTGTCCTACAGATATTGCTTGCAGTGCAAGACCTCCGGCAAGGAGGTGGCCAATGGCCACTCCTCCGACCGGGAGTGA